The Acetobacter ascendens genome includes the window AAGGCGACGCCAGCGGATCATCCAACCGAAGGTCCGTTCCACAACCCACCGACGCGGCAGGATTTCAAACCCTTTTGCTGTCTCTGACCGCCGGATGATCTCGACTGTGAAGTCGAGAAACGTGGCCTTATCCATCAACTGGAGACGGTCATAGGCTCCATCGGCAAACAGGTGCTTCACCCAAGGCCAGCGTTTACGAATGGCATCAAGGATCATCTGTCCTCCTGCACTGTCCGAAATATCGGCTGTTGTCAGCTGGACCAGGAGAAGGCGGCCATCCGTATCAACTGCGATGTGACGTTTCCGACCGACGATCTTCTTGCCTGCGTCATAACCACGTGTCTTTGCGTGGGGTGCCTTGATACTCTGGCTATCAATGACACCACCCGATGGACTGGTTTCGCGTCCTGTCGCTTCACGATCGAGCATCAGACAGACATCATGAATGGTCTGGAACAGGAAACGGCGCATCAGCCTGCGGAACCACCAGTAAACCGTTTGCCATGGGCCAAAATGAACCGGAAGCATCTCCCAACCGCAGCCTGAGCGCACGAGATAGCGCAGAGCATTGATGATCTCACGGAAATCGGTTGTCCGTTTCCGACCACGCCGGTTCGCAGGGGGCATCAGAGGCGCTATGCGCTCCCATTCCTCATCTGTCAGATCAGACGGATAGCGTTTCGTCTTGCGTGTAATTCCGGCCATGCGGCCTCGTTGTGCTGGCGTCCACATCCTACCTTTGAATCACGCTCAAAACCTCTTGAAAACCTATCATAGCGAATTTCCAAAAGGGCTCTTAGCATGCTGCCAACGTGATTTACGGTCGAGGCTTCGTGCGTCCCCAACCGCCATTGCGCTATTGGATTTAAGCCTAATGGCGAAAACGCATCCTTAGCATGGTTCAGGCGCAGCCCACAGTCCGATCCAAAGGACAATATGCAATGCTGTAACGTTAAACTGCATTCGTCACGAATTTGGAGGAGAGGACTTACCCAGCCGGTCAACTGTAGCCTGATCAGACGCAGCCGCACAAAGAGCGTCCCAATCGTCTGGCGGGTTGCCCTTCTGTAGCATCGCCTTGAAAACTTTGTAAGCGTCAGTCCTTGAACCATAGGTGCGCAATTTCGTCTCATCGTTCACCCAAGCGAAGACGATTATTTTCTCGGCTGAACTATAGCGGAAGAACAGGCGAAAGCGACCATTCCCGAACTTTGCCCTAAACCAATGCTTGTGCGCTTCACCAAGCGTTCCGCCTTGTCTATAGACGGTTGCTGTCGGATCGGCAGGGATTGACTGGAAGATCAGCTTGTTCAAAGCGGCCAATAACTTCGTGCTCGGTTTCTTTTGATATTCGTGGGGCTTTTTTTCCTTCAACTCTTCAACAGCGCCGATGAGCTTTTCCAACTGATCGAGAAAGAGCGGATGCGCTAGGATGGTCCAGCCATTAATCGTCAGCATGGTCAGAGCGCCACATCACCTTCAATCTCATCATCGAGATCAACGTCCATATTCCCGACAAGCGCGGCTACGCGATCAGGCAGACTGGCAGGTAAGTTGACAAGGCGTGAACGGGAATGGTCGAGCATGTCCTTCTCCAGAAATTCGAGGAAGCGCTCAACGACTGGATCGCTTGTCTCTTCTGTAGCCTTCTCGACATGAACACGGCGCTGATCGTCCACGACGAACGCAATACGCCCACCATAGTCTACACCTAAAGCCTTCCGGACGCTCTTGGGAATAGTCGTCTGGCCCTTAGCGGTGATAGTGCTTTCTGCTTTCAGCAAGTCGACCATGGCTTAACTCCAGTTTTAACTTTCTTTATAAGTAAGGAAATTCCCTTACTTTGTCAAGATGGTCATGCTTCGGCTCAGGATCTAATGATTTGATTGCGGAAATCTGATTCAGGCTCAGTGAAGTGACTGGAGATGAGCGACCTGTTTTGGCTGACGAACGAACAAATGGAGCGTCTGCGGCCCTTTTTCCCAAAGAGCCACGATAGAAGCCCGTGTTGATGAGTGTCCCAACTGATCTACCCAGTGACGCCGTTGTCAGTCGCGGCAGGGAGATAATCAACAGGTCTTCATCACGGAAACAATGGTTTCCTGATATTCTGCTTTTTTGCCGTGTGTCCACTGGACCAATGCAGGTAAAAACATGACCGCAATCAGGAAATTTCCCGATTTATTGCCGGGCTTTACTTGGCGGGATATCGAGGTGAATGACGTGCGGATCCGCACGGCTATCCTTTGGCGTCAGCAATACGGATCTCGGTTGAACTGAAGCTTTCTCTGAAAGCCGCCTATATCTACCTTGAGCCTTTTTCTTTACCAGATGCCTGCGAAATTTTTGTTTTTTAGCTTATGAAGCATGTTTATTAAACTGAAAGATGGATAATCAAATATCAGTCTTTACTTATTTTGATGATCTGTAGAAGCATTCAAATATAAACTATAGACTCATAAAATAGATAAAATTTCCCTATATATAAAAAATATTTTAAGAAATTACGAAAAATCATCAATAATAAATGGATTATATATTAAATATTTACGAGAGATAGACTTGTTTTAACTGTATGGCCGGCCCGTACGGCTGGTTCGTGCACGTGCCCGAGGATACTGCCGTAGGCACGTGGGATGGAACGCCTGCGCTGACGGCCATTCTTGCCCACGCCCGTGCCCTTGGCTGCGATCATGTTCTGATCGATGCGGATGGTCCCGTGGATGACGCCCTGCCCTGGTTCGATGAGGACTGACCAGCCCACGCGGACGAGCATCCAGACCAGACGGTCCTGAACAAAAGAAAAACGGAAGGAGAGGCGGAGAAGGGGCTCTCATGGGACGC containing:
- a CDS encoding type II toxin-antitoxin system YhaV family toxin → MLTINGWTILAHPLFLDQLEKLIGAVEELKEKKPHEYQKKPSTKLLAALNKLIFQSIPADPTATVYRQGGTLGEAHKHWFRAKFGNGRFRLFFRYSSAEKIIVFAWVNDETKLRTYGSRTDAYKVFKAMLQKGNPPDDWDALCAAASDQATVDRLGKSSPPNS
- a CDS encoding type II toxin-antitoxin system PrlF family antitoxin, with product MVDLLKAESTITAKGQTTIPKSVRKALGVDYGGRIAFVVDDQRRVHVEKATEETSDPVVERFLEFLEKDMLDHSRSRLVNLPASLPDRVAALVGNMDVDLDDEIEGDVAL
- a CDS encoding IS5-like element IS12528 family transposase; this translates as MWTPAQRGRMAGITRKTKRYPSDLTDEEWERIAPLMPPANRRGRKRTTDFREIINALRYLVRSGCGWEMLPVHFGPWQTVYWWFRRLMRRFLFQTIHDVCLMLDREATGRETSPSGGVIDSQSIKAPHAKTRGYDAGKKIVGRKRHIAVDTDGRLLLVQLTTADISDSAGGQMILDAIRKRWPWVKHLFADGAYDRLQLMDKATFLDFTVEIIRRSETAKGFEILPRRWVVERTFGWMIRWRRLVKDYEQRIDVAEAMIHIAMGSLMLRRNAHP